CACTAAACGCATCCTATCATACTTGAATAACTTTGTCTATAAGTTGATAATTCCGCCGTGCTTGCAAAGCCAATGTAAAGTCCAAGGAATACATTAAGTTAAATCCAAGAATGTTTTGAGGCGAAATGGAATGCCTACGTAAGCTAATCTAATTCACTAACATACGTATCTCCCGTAAGGCTAAAACTAATAGCCACTTCCACCATTGTGAACACAACCATGATGAATAACGGCAACCGACAGTGACTTTTAGATATGCTCTGGCCTGAAAAACAAGACCGCCTGagttttatatacacaattaaGAGAAGGCGTTCGGgacgtaaaaaaaaaagatctggTGAAGAAATTGGTCCCAGAGAGCAATTTCCAGAAGCGCTCGTGACCCGTGATTGGCTCACGGGGCCGTGGAGTCTCATTGTGCGACTCACGTGTTTCCATGATTGGGTCATGGGATTGTTGCCTCGTGGGCATGTCCAGTCCAGCATGGCACACCTCAAAGCCAAGCCGCGGAAATTAAGAGAAATTGGGTGCCCACCCTCATTATTAATTGATGAGTGGGGCCCTCTCTGAAAGGAGCAAATGTGAGAAATAGGACAAGATTATTGAGTAGAATATTAAAACCTTGACGTCAGTGCTTACtaataaaaaatctttctttACAAGATCCGATCCATGAGTGGTTGGAACTTGGAACCACCTGTGACCCATAATAACGTGGTTTGAATTTTCCCAACTTGCTCGACAATGGAATTTCTCTATCATAGTTTTTGATCCTCCAGTCATTATCTCCATTCcacttttgaaataaaaaaaattcttcaaaaaataaaaataaaaaccaagaaCCAATATTaatacatatgtttcctatccATCCACGTCACGCtatttacataaaaaagaaGTAATACAATGAACCTATCTTGTTAAGTTGTACTATGTACGCTTAAAGTCCTGTTCTAATGGCCAATTATTGTTTTACTCTACACCTAGAAAAGCCCACAATCATTGAATAATTGGTGTCTGTCGCTGGATTTACGGACAATTGAGAGTGTCTCTCTTTGTTTCCTTCCGGCCTATGCCCCGAGATCCATTGTTCctgactaattttattttatttttataaaatcacctaataaattttaattgtaaaattattatatttaaaaaattttcttttcaaaaaaacgggtttagtatgaaaaatataaactaatatttttaaaaatgacttaaatgtaaaaaattttaaggattAAAAGCCATACTTTCAAGTGTGAAATAGCTCATTTACATTTGCTTGGttaagtgaaaaataataatgtgaAATCGTACATTTGTATTTGCTTGACTAATtagctaataattttttttacaaatgatttttattttaaaaatttatatataaatgatcaaaatattaaagtatatttatgtaaaagaaaaaaagatttcgAGGATTAGATTTAGAGATTAAAAATCacttaatcaaataacaaaatatgaaaaggaacttgtttttatttttatttttttatgaggtcatctttagaaaaaaaaaatatttatttttaaattattattttaataataattattttaaaaaaaatccttttttttgtCGTTTTCCAacagagataaaaaaaaaaaaatgcccatcattcttatgaaaaataaaaaataaaaaatagatgacGTGAGTGGATGATGCTTGTGCTTTTTATCCCTAGTTTCAGCACATCGCATGATGCCAATTTTAGAACAGAGAGACGGAAGAATTAGAGGGATGAGAGGCCACTAGGGCACTAACTATCAGGATCACCAGGGGTAATAATTCTATAGTCAAAGTCATACATAGAGAAAATGGGTCCCGCATCAGCACGTGTGacgttattttttttattatatatattttttggaagcTTATGTGGGTGAGACTGGGTGTAGGCTGGAGGCGGCTGGCTGCGTGTCCGCCTCCACCGGAAGCCACCTAGTCCATATAAACAATTCACTCTCCTGCCTCCCACGGTCCCACCACTTGCCACCTCCTCGTCTTCCTCCTCCATCATGTAACCCCaccttctctctttctctaatcTACACCCGTAAAATCAACCcaagaaagaaacaataatggagggaaattgattttttaattctGGAATGACTGGTCAAACGTCGTCCTTTGAACATACTGTAGTGCCGCACACCGAGCCGACGGCTGACGACAAAACAACGTTTGAATTTCCGTTTCAGGATGTGATGACTCCCCATCTCCAACGGCTTTACCTCTTCGTTGTTGTTCCTTCTATTTTCTTCGTATCCACAGTGCTCTTATCTCTCATATTCAATTTTCCCTATTGTTTTAGACACCTACTACATATAaaagtctatatatatagaatcaaAGTACGCTTTTGATCAAAATCTCCTCTCTTGTTTTCTCTCACACCATTCAGCATTTCCTTCCTTTATTTTCTGGAAACCGTACCACAGCGAATATATGGAAgcatattcttcttcttcttcctcttcctcctccaTCTCCACTTACTTGTCTCTGAACTCCCAAGAAACAAAGAGGATGAAACAGCCCTACCCTTCTCAATCCTCGCTCCATTCCGTTCGTAAGCCGCAGATGAAGCCCTGGAAGAAGCCGATAGCGCCACTGCCGCCCACCCCGCCTAGGGTTTACAAGGTGGAGTCCGCAAACTTCAGGGAAGTGGTCCAACAGCTCACAGGTGCACCAGAGTTCCAGTCTCGGCGCCTCCAGAGCGTGGCACCTCCCCCGCTTAATCTTAGTCCCGCAGCCCCATTGGTGGACTCCACTGGCCCTGCGGCGCCGCTGCAGCTGTTTTCTTCTCCGGAGAAGACACCATTGTCTGCCCTCTACAAAGACTTGATGAATGACACATTGGAGACAAGAGCAGCTCCGAAACTATGTGACAATCTATCGATATCAAGTCCGTTGGGGTTCGCCTTCTCTCCATCTTCTTATCCGTGGTGCTCTTTCCCTCTTCTGAGTCCAGGAACTCTATCCTCCTTGGAGCAAAGCACAGTTCTTTAGGTTTACTTTCCATGATTTGGGCTGTCCACCATCCCAATAGTCCTCTGCAGCATTTCTCTCAATTTAAATTACaagttcttttcctttttcacttGAGATACCATGGAGCTCAAGGATGAACTGTTAAGgccacattttttcttttattatcagATTCAAGGTCTATGTTGGTCACTAGGTTATTAGAGAAAATTGTAGAGGAAATTAAAGTTACAGTCAGGATTACTACTTTATGTAAATTAGCgttattttcaaatgaatggTTTTCAATGGCTTGctttatatttctaatattaGTACGAAAATGCACAGAAAACAGCGGCAACTTTTAAAGATTATATATGTGCCATTAATGTCATTCTCTAACCTTTTCACGGGAAATTGCATATTCTTGCCTGTCAGTCTGTGATTGCAGACTAGGAGATGCATTCTCTGTGAAGAATATGCATCAAATTAACCTCTCCAAAAGTATTAAAtgctaaagaaataaattatattgaaatcATGATGTGATGAACAACAAATGTACAACCGTCTACATTTGACTGCCATTGTATATGCATTGGAATTAGTCAAACTTTTTTTGTTCAtgttggaaatcaagcccacgtcgcCTTCCATCCTGTGCGTTCCTTCCCATATTTAGCACCCTCTGTTTACTTCCCTAAATTAGTGTAATATACaacctttattataattgatttaggagtaattctagcaaggtagtttattcactttccatgtaagagtttattctctttccatgtaaccatgtaagagtttattctctttccatgtaagggaaattccgtccggtgatagtgtaccagtccggaattgtctcatatctgtaggctatttatttatgttttctttcattgtaaaaatagtatcatagaatgaattgagtctatgttcctccatagttagtcttcaaattcttcatggtatcagagcaggtttAATCCTATCTCATCGTCTTCATCTTtagtcagtttttttttttctactcaatTCTATTCTTCTAGGTTATGCCTAAATACGGTCCAGCCTTTGGAATGGCTACCAACTCATCATCCTCTACTTCTgatatcatcatcttcatcctcTCATCAGATGGAAACCTCTCATCTGCCAATCACAGCCCATAAACTGAATGGGCAAAATTATTTGCAGTGGTCTCAATCCATATTAATGTTTATACGGGGAAAggagaaagatgactacatcACCGGAGCTTCGGCGGCACCAAAAACCACAGCATCAACCTACAAGAAGTGGATAGCAGAAAATAATATGGTCATGTCCTGGCTAGTCAACTCTATGACCCCTGacattggtgaaaattttctgtCATTTGATACTGCCAAAGAAATCTAGGACATTGCAAAAGAAACTTTCTCAGACAAGGAAAACACATCTGAAATCATCCAGATTGAAGGCATCCTCCACGATTTGCGTCAAGGAAACCTTACGGTAACTGAATATTTCAATACTCTTACTCGTCTATGGCGTCAACTTGATACGTTTGAGGTTCATAATTGGAATTGTGTTACAGATGGTTTGTTGTATAAAAAGATTGTCGAAGGGAAACgtgtgtttaaatttttgttaggtttgaaCAAAAATCTTGATGAAATCAGAGGAAGAATCATGGGAGTAAAACCTCTACCTAGCCTCAGAGAGGCATTCTCTGAAGTGCGTCGCGAAGAAAGTCggaaaaatctcatgatggGATCCCATCAACAACTGAATATGGCAGAAAGCTCGGCTCTTAAGACTCAATTCGCTCCTTTTGACAACcgtcaaaaaattaaaggaggtaGACCTTGGTGTGATCATTGCAGAAAGCCGGGACACTCAAGAGAAACTTGCTGGAAGATTCATGGAAAGCCAGTAGATTGGAAGCCACGTCAACCACTTGAGAAAAAAGGACGAGGCAATCATGTGGCTACCGATGAACAATCGCCACAACCTGAAGCTAGCCCTTTTAATAAGGAGCAAATGGAGATGCTTCAGAAACTACTGTCTCCTCTTTTGTCAGTACAGTCACAAACTGGCTCATCTTCCAACCAGCTCATTGGTTCCGGAACCTTGGCtcacaaaggtaattttttgagTGCCTTTACTGTTGGTAAGAAACGTAAAAAACCTTGGATCGTGGACTCaggagcatctgatcatatgacGGGAGATGCGACAATTTTTGATACATATAGCTCATGTCCAAATAATTTAACAGTCCGAATAGCAGATGGTTCACTATCAAAGGTTGCCGGAACAGGTTCAATTGTGCTATCAAGGGATCTTACTCTCAACTCTGTTCTCATTGTTCCTAACTTGGACTGTAATCTATTGTCAATTAGTAAACTCATTAAGGAAAAGAGGTGTATTACTAATTTTTCCTCCACTCACTGTGAATTTCAGGATTTGGattcggggaagacgattggcaatgctgaggaATGCTCTGGACTCTACATCCTTAAGGAGCTCCATGATCCACAAGAACAACCTCAAATGGCAGTTGGTAGTAATTCTTTTTcggtttcatgtcaaaataacgATAATGCAATTATGTTGTGGCACTATCGCTTAGGTCATCCAAATGTTATGTATCTCAagcatttatttccttcattatttcataaaaatccaaaatcctttgAGTGCGAAATTTGTCAATTATCAAAGCAAGTCCGGTCTCATTTTCCCATTCAACCCTATAAAGAGTCTAGTCCATTCTCAATGATTCATAGCGATATCTGGGGTCCGTCAAGAATAAAAGATGTAACTGGTACTAGGTGGTTTGTCTCATTCATAGATGATCACAC
Above is a genomic segment from Vitis riparia cultivar Riparia Gloire de Montpellier isolate 1030 chromosome 7, EGFV_Vit.rip_1.0, whole genome shotgun sequence containing:
- the LOC117917983 gene encoding uncharacterized protein LOC117917983, which gives rise to MGVKPLPSLREAFSEVRREESRKNLMMGSHQQLNMAESSALKTQFAPFDNRQKIKGGRPWCDHCRKPGHSRETCWKIHGKPVDWKPRQPLEKKGRGNHVATDEQSPQPEASPFNKEQMEMLQKLLSPLLSVQSQTGSSSNQLIGSGTLAHKGFGFGEDDWQC
- the LOC117918939 gene encoding uncharacterized protein LOC117918939 translates to MEAYSSSSSSSSSISTYLSLNSQETKRMKQPYPSQSSLHSVRKPQMKPWKKPIAPLPPTPPRVYKVESANFREVVQQLTGAPEFQSRRLQSVAPPPLNLSPAAPLVDSTGPAAPLQLFSSPEKTPLSALYKDLMNDTLETRAAPKLCDNLSISSPLGFAFSPSSYPWCSFPLLSPGTLSSLEQSTVL